TCTGATGCACTATTTTATATTAACATTTAATTATCAGCAAAACGCAAACTCAATATGACTTTATATAGTGAACAAATGTTCATTATAAAACTAATTATATTACCTTTGCATTAATAATAAAAAAGAATGGCACGTACCAAGAAGAACAGGCTTATACAAATGGCTCCAAATTTCAATGGATTCAAACCGCAGGGATTACATCATAAATGTAGCTCCCAGGTTCTGATTAACTTTGAAGAATATGAAGCATTGAAACTTTGTGATTATGAACTGTATACACAAGCCGAGGCTGCTGCTTTGATGAATGTTTCCCGACCTACGTTTACCAGGATATATGAAAGTGTACGTAGAAAAATTGCAAAAGCATTTATTGAAGGTAGTCAGATTGTTTTTGATGGAGGTAATGTAGATGTGGTTCGTTGGTATAGGTGCAGTGAATGCGATATATCGTTCACGCTGACAGATAAATTAAATCAGCATTGCCCCCTATGCAAAAGTAAATCAATAATCTTAAATAGCTAGAACCATGATTATAGCAATATCTGCAAACAAAGATAACATGAAGTCACTTGTATCACAGCATTTTGGCCGGTGTGAATGGTTTTGTCTGTA
This genomic interval from uncultured Bacteroides sp. contains the following:
- a CDS encoding DUF134 domain-containing protein; this translates as MARTKKNRLIQMAPNFNGFKPQGLHHKCSSQVLINFEEYEALKLCDYELYTQAEAAALMNVSRPTFTRIYESVRRKIAKAFIEGSQIVFDGGNVDVVRWYRCSECDISFTLTDKLNQHCPLCKSKSIILNS